The Thermoanaerobaculia bacterium DNA window CCTCGGGAGCCGGCTGCGTGATCGTGCACGCCGAGTGCGTGCGTATCCACTCGCACTCGAACTCCGACCGGCACGAGCTCTATCGCTCCACCGAGGAGCTCGCCGCGGCGGCGGCGCGCGACCCGCTCCCGCGCTTGCGTTCTGTTCTGGAGGCGAGTGGCGACTTCACCGCGCCGGAGCTCGACGCGATCGAAGCGGCGAACCGGAGGATCTACGAAGAGGCCGCGGAACGCGCCCGCCGGGCGCCCGATCCAGACCCGGAGTCGATCTTCGAGCATGTCCTGCCCGAGCCCTGGGTGCCTGCAGGTACCGGGCTCGCGGACTCGGTCATGACGCCCGACAACGTCGGCGGCCGGCCCGCGCCCGAGATGACGATGCTCCAGGCAATCAACGGGACCCTCAAAGAGCTTTTCCGCGAGAACCCCGATACCTTTCTCTGGGGTCAGGACGTCGCCTACAAGGACAAGGGCGGGATCTTCAACGTAACCAAGGGCATGCAGGCGGAGTTCGGAGCGCGCCGGGTGTTCAACGGCCCGATTGCCGAGGACTTCATCCTCGGCACCGCGGACGGGTTCTCGCGTTGGAGTGACAGGATACGTATTGTGGTCGAGGGCGCGGAGTTCGCCGACTACTTCTGGCCCGCGGCCGAGCAGATGGTCGAGATGTCGCACGAGTACTGGCGCACCAACGGCCAGTTCGTCCCCAATGTCACCGTGCGCCTCGCCTCGGGGGGCTACATCGGCGGCGGCCTCTATCATTCGCAGAACCTCGAGGGCTGGCTCACCACGCTTCCCGGCATCCGCATCGTCGTACCGGCGTTCGCGGACGACGCGGCCGGGTTGTTGCGCACCGCCGTGCGCTCGCCAGGCATTACGGTCTACCTGGAGCCGAAGTTCCTCTACAACTCGGCGGCGGCGCGAGCGCGGGTGCCTTCGGGATTCGCCGTGCCTTTCGGCAAGGCACGTCGCCGACGCGAAGGCTCGGACCTCACCATCCTCGCTTACGGCACCGCAGTCCATCTGGCGCTCGAGGCCGCCCGAACTCTGGCTGGGGAGGGTAAGAGCATCGAAGTGCTCGACCTGCGCTCGCTCGTACCGCTCGACTGGGAGGCCATCGCGGTCTCGGTGAGCAAGACCTCGCGGGCGCTCATCGTGCACGAGGACAAGGTGCACGGAGGCTTTGGCGGCGAGCTCGCGGCGCGAATCGTCTCGGAGCTTTTCCCGGCTCTCGACGCTCCGGTCGACCGCGTCGGCTCTACCTTCACGCCGGTGGGTTTCCATCGCGTGCTCGAACGCGCCATCCTGCCCGACGTCGCGCGGGTCCTGAACGCGGCCCGCAAGACCTTGGCGTACTGATCGAAGGAACATTGTGGCTGCGCAACCCGACGAAGCCGGGAGTCCACGGCACGAAGGCTGCGGTCGCACCCAACGCCAGATCATTGTTCGAGCAGAGGCGTACGCATAAGATGGTCGAGGGGACTCAGATTGAGCGAGGAGATCCGACGACGAGGTATCGCCCCTGAGGCTCTCCGAGCCGGCGCCTGGGGCGTCGCGGTCACGGGGCTGGTGGGTGCAGCCATCGTCGGCGGCTCGCGCAACCTCGCCCACTTCGACGCCGCGCTCGTCGCCTACACCTTCTCGATTCTCTTCGCCACTTTCGGGCTCACCTATCGCTACGCGATGTGGCTCGAGCGCCCGCCCACCGCGCTCTACTGGAGGCGTGGGTGGCAGGTCGTCTTTCGCCGCGGCTCGGGCGGACGCCGCCTGCGGAACCTCGGGCGCGGTCTCGGGCAGGCATTCTCCGACATCGCTCTCAACCGCTTCATCTGGGCGCGCGGCTGGCTCCGCGGCCTGACCCACATGCTGATTCTCTGGGGTTGCCTGCTCGCGGTCGCGATTACTTTTCCGCTGGTCTTCGGCTGGCTCATGTTCGAGTCGGTGCCTGGGAGTCCAGAGGTCTACCGCGTCTTCGCCTTCGGCTTTCCGACGTTTTCCTTTCCGAGCGGGTCGCTCATCGGCTTCCTCATGTTTCACGGGCTGGTCTGGGCATCCTTTCTGGTGATCGCGGGAGTCATGCTAGCCATGCGCCGCCGCATGCGCGAAGAAGGGGCTGCGGCCCTGCAGAGCTTCCACGAGGACTTCCTCCCGCTCTTCCTGCTCTTCGCGGTGAGCCTGACCGGCCTCATGCTCACCGCGAGTTACACCTGGATGCGGGGATACGCCTACGATTTTCTCGCCATCCTGCACGCCGTGACGGTGATCTTCACCTTCCTCTGGCTGCCGTTCGGCAAGTTCTTTCATGTCTTTCAGCGCCCGGCGCAGCTCGCGGTGCGTTTCTACAAGCAGGTCGGCCGCGACGAAGAGGCGGCGGTTTGCCGCCGCTGCGGTCACGGCTTCACCTCGAAGATGCACGCCGAAGACCTGATCGATGTCGAACGCCGTCTCGGTTTCGACTATGCGATCGCCGGTGCCGCCGGGCACTAT harbors:
- a CDS encoding 2-oxoisovalerate dehydrogenase, which encodes MISTVSFPRKATLWAAATDSPVPANREELARWYGLMHLARLLDDKAPNYLKQSLGWSYHAPCAGHDGIQIALGVTFRPGHDYLFPYYRDLATCLAAGLSAEEILLNGMSKRDDVASGGRHMSNHFAKPAIHVQNVSSAVANHAQHAAGLARAVKTYGADAVVYCSLGESSTSEGYFYEAVNGASREKLPVIFVVQDNGYGISVPKSDQTANRFASDNFSGFRNLEILHCDGTDLFDSLRALRAAVKFVASGAGCVIVHAECVRIHSHSNSDRHELYRSTEELAAAAARDPLPRLRSVLEASGDFTAPELDAIEAANRRIYEEAAERARRAPDPDPESIFEHVLPEPWVPAGTGLADSVMTPDNVGGRPAPEMTMLQAINGTLKELFRENPDTFLWGQDVAYKDKGGIFNVTKGMQAEFGARRVFNGPIAEDFILGTADGFSRWSDRIRIVVEGAEFADYFWPAAEQMVEMSHEYWRTNGQFVPNVTVRLASGGYIGGGLYHSQNLEGWLTTLPGIRIVVPAFADDAAGLLRTAVRSPGITVYLEPKFLYNSAAARARVPSGFAVPFGKARRRREGSDLTILAYGTAVHLALEAARTLAGEGKSIEVLDLRSLVPLDWEAIAVSVSKTSRALIVHEDKVHGGFGGELAARIVSELFPALDAPVDRVGSTFTPVGFHRVLERAILPDVARVLNAARKTLAY
- a CDS encoding MFS transporter, with translation MSEEIRRRGIAPEALRAGAWGVAVTGLVGAAIVGGSRNLAHFDAALVAYTFSILFATFGLTYRYAMWLERPPTALYWRRGWQVVFRRGSGGRRLRNLGRGLGQAFSDIALNRFIWARGWLRGLTHMLILWGCLLAVAITFPLVFGWLMFESVPGSPEVYRVFAFGFPTFSFPSGSLIGFLMFHGLVWASFLVIAGVMLAMRRRMREEGAAALQSFHEDFLPLFLLFAVSLTGLMLTASYTWMRGYAYDFLAILHAVTVIFTFLWLPFGKFFHVFQRPAQLAVRFYKQVGRDEEAAVCRRCGHGFTSKMHAEDLIDVERRLGFDYAIAGAAGHYQWICPPCRRALLAGAQGAAWRGVRGGTLVAPGSAPAYVNPGLGEGPLGRDDAENFHG